A window of the Henckelia pumila isolate YLH828 chromosome 3, ASM3356847v2, whole genome shotgun sequence genome harbors these coding sequences:
- the LOC140892667 gene encoding beta-1,6-galactosyltransferase GALT29A-like, which yields MYSSVKTGFRSLYITLLLIVVAATLTIRALLHFNGGGASFQQKYEIPPARTPQKPVFNETLLKYAAVEIAEARVKQEVDDLLNANFRNRGEKGSFLSFGRHRIDLRLKSSRGIPLQVQSPEFNRLWLNLRRYLSDWWRNRRLDLDTTLDSANDAKVTFEEYYSGVKDSRKRYKSCAVVGNSGILLSSDHGKLIDSHEIVIRLNNARIAGYERDVGAKTSVSFINSNILSSCARRVDCFCHPYGEEVPTVMYICQPVHFFDFLVCNASHKAPLVVTDPRFDMLCARIVKYYSLKRFVETTGKDCGEWGSAHDALEFHYSSGMQAIMLAVGTCDKVSVFGFGKSCSARHHYHTSQKAELSLHDYEAEYDFYEDLMKRPEAIPFISDEFKFPSVEMYR from the coding sequence ATGTACAGCTCAGTTAAGACCGGATTCCGGTCTCTGTACATCACTCTGCTGCTGATAGTGGTGGCCGCCACTCTCACCATCCGGGCACTGCTCCATTTCAATGGCGGCGGAGCCAGCTTTCAGCAGAAATATGAAATCCCACCTGCTAGAACCCCTCAAAAACCAGTCTTTAACGAAACGCTTTTGAAATATGCTGCTGTCGAAATAGCGGAGGCTCGTGTAAAGCAAGAAGTCGATGATTTGTTGAATGCAAATTTCAGAAACAGAGGCGAAAAGGGATCTTTCCTTTCTTTTGGAAGGCACCGCATTGATTTGAGGCTCAAGTCTTCTAGAGGGATTCCACTGCAGGTCCAGTCCCCGGAGTTCAATCGCCTGTGGTTAAATCTCAGGAGGTATTTGAGTGATTGGTGGAGGAACAGAAGGCTGGATTTGGATACAACGTTGGATTCTGCTAATGATGCTAAAGTTACTTTTGAGGAGTACTACAGTGGTGTAAAAGATTCAAGAAAGAGATACAAGAGTTGTGCTGTGGTGGGAAACAGTGGGATTCTGTTGAGTAGTGATCATGGTAAGCTGATCGATAGTCATGAGATTGTTATTCGGCTAAACAACGCGAGAATCGCGGGATATGAGCGCGACGTGGGGGCGAAAACGAGTGTGTCTTTCATTAACAGCAACATATTAAGTTCGTGTGCGCGCAGGGTGGATTGTTTTTGCCATCCTTACGGCGAGGAAGTGCCTACGGTTATGTATATATGTCAACCGGTTCACTTTTTCGATTTCTTGGTGTGCAATGCTTCTCACAAGGCGCCTTTGGTTGTTACCGATCCAAGATTCGACATGTTGTGTGCTAGGATCGTGAAGTATTACTCGTTGAAACGGTTCGTGGAGACAACCGGGAAGGATTGTGGCGAATGGGGGTCGGCTCACGATGCGCTCGAGTTCCACTACTCTTCGGGTATGCAAGCGATCATGCTTGCCGTGGGGACTTGTGACAAGGTTAGTGTTTTTGGGTTCGGGAAATCTTGTTCAGCTAGACACCATTACCATACGAGTCAAAAGGCCGAGCTTTCGCTACACGACTACGAGGCAGAGTATGATTTTTATGAGGATTTGATGAAAAGACCAGAGGCTATTCCCTTCATATCAGATGAATTCAAGTTTCCTTCTGTCGAAATGTATCGCTAA